From a single Silene latifolia isolate original U9 population chromosome 6, ASM4854445v1, whole genome shotgun sequence genomic region:
- the LOC141588012 gene encoding uncharacterized protein LOC141588012: protein MEYLTRLIKFATEKWLFQYHPLCKSLKLTHLIFADDLLLFCKGNAHSVMLLMRAFSSFSEATCLNMNNTKSEIFFNGMDEVLQEDIKRVTGFCEGQMPFRYLGVLIQAERLTKKECNSLTEKWNYLWDGSSEYHRVPLVAWDKVTLPKPEGGLGIKKAKLWNVAIIGKLVNWVYSKPDRLWIRWINQKNVCKVKELLKDGYVDDTWTAQVHGYSIRGGYDWLVMPHPKQDWTKLVWNSWNTSKHSMITWILSMED from the exons ATGGAGTATTTGACAAGATTGATCAAATTTGCCACTGAGAAATGGCTATTCCAGTACCATCCTTTATGCAAGTCTCTCAAATTGACACATTTGATATTTGCAGATGACCTGCTCTTATTCTGCAAAGGAAATGCTCACTCTGTCATGCTTCTCATGAGAGCATTTTCCTCTTTTTCAGAAGCAACTTGTCTTAATATGAATAATACCAAGTCAGAAATTTTCTTTAATGGAATGGATGAGGTTCTACAGGAGGATATCAAGAGAGTCACTGGCTTCTGTGAGGGCCAGATGCCTTTTAGATACTTGGGAGTACTCATTCAAGCTGAAAGACTGACAAAGAAGGAATGTAATAGTCTGACAGAAAAATG GAACTACCTCTGGGATGGTAGTTCTGAATATCATAGAGTGCCCTTGGTTGCTTGGGACAAGGTTACTTTGCCAAAACCTGAAGGTGGTCTGGGAATAAAGAAAGCTAAGCTATGGAATGTTGCCATAATTGGTAAATTGGTGAATTGGGTCTATTCAAAACCAGATAGGCTATGGATTAGATGGATAAATCAG AAAAATGTGTGTAAAGTAAAAGAGTTACTGAAAGATGGATATGTTGATGATACCTGGACTGCTCAAGTTCATGGGTATTCAATCAGAGGAGGATATGACTGGCTAGTCATGCCTCATCCTAAACAGGACTGGACTAAGCTAGTCTGGAATAGCTGGAATACTTCTAAGCACTCAATGATAACCTGGATACTCTCCATGGAGGACTGA